The nucleotide sequence GCACAAAAGATCTTCAATGATGTGGAAAAGGAAATGGCATTTACAAAATAATTTTTGTTTAGTAAAGTGTAACAGATAAACCTCATACTGAACAGCTCCCCATGCAATGTAGCCTAACACGAAATGACTGTCTCAGTCTCTCAACAGGAGTAATGGGAAATCTGGAGGGTAAAATGCACCTTGGGCTTTGTTATGGCTGAAGCTTTTTTCCAAAATGTAACGCTTTCTGTTTTTAGCTAATTTCACTAGCCTTGGACCACCATTAACTtcataaatgttatatttcagtttattttttatatataccgAGCCAGCTAAAGTAATGTTTTTTTTGTATGGAGAATTATTCTGAAGCTTTGTCCAGTTTCTGAAGAGGATTGACTGTTCAAAATACATTCAGTAGTCATATGAAGAGCAAAAATAAATGAAAGGAATATTTCTGTAACTCCACATGTCATCAGATTATGTTGGAAATGAAAGTCAACACCATATTTTGCTTTGGCTATGTACtcatctgtatttttttatttgtattgtaCAAAGTCACTTAATAAACATGTAATAGACTTGTAATGCAATGAATTCTGATGAGATGCATGTTGATACTGCATTACTACGTTCAGTAGGCCTACTGAAACTTAAACAGTTAAATTGTGATACTTATTTTGCTCTGTAGTTTATTCATCTTTGTCTGTACCATGTCTCCACCTTCATACAGCGTTTTTCAGTTTAGTGGTTTTACTTTTGTTTTACTTCTGCCACATTACAAGCACAATATGAATGTTTTCAGAGCACTAACAGGTTATTTGCCTGAATAGATTTGACATTTCACACCACAGTAATATGCATCTTCCTTAATTATCTAAAGCAATTTTTGCAAGTACTGTTTAATTTGATGCTAAATGTTTTCAAAATATTGGACATCACACGTGACTGAAACAATCATGCAAACACATGTTCAGTGCATCCTGGTTCATACTTGATTCTTTTGATTCAAAGTTGTATGTAGCTGCTATGGAGATCCATTAGAAGTTACCTGCAGGAATAACAGTAATCAACAGTATGTCCTAAGAGAAAGAAAAAATCAGAATGAGTCAGATACACTAAATGCTGGTATTTTACCTTGTTCCTCTGAGCTCCTTTTACCCATCAGTCCAACAAAAGactcaaatttctgccctggaaAAGAGTTGAGAGTAGGGCTATTTCAGACCGAAAAAAGTAAGTCTCCCATAGTAATCCCATTTTGACATTACACACCAGAGAGTCTTGCAGGAATTGTATATGGCATGAGAACAGTTCCACCTTAGTGGTGTTCATACCTTTATCATATATAATTCTatcatttaataggatctctgccTTGTATCCCATCAATATCTTCATAATAGTAGCCTCGGTTAAATGCTATTGAAATTGTCATTGCCAACCATTGTCTAATGCATGCAACACTTACTTCTTCTTGTTACCTGGGATTTTGCTGCAAAGAGTGGAAGGGAAAAAGCAAAAATACAGATGAGCTTCTATAGAAATACAATTATTGTCCTTTAAAATATTGAATTATAACTAGGAAGTAGTTACCAGAGCCTCTTTTCCCCATAAGACCAAAGAATTTGCGTGACTCAGGTTTTCGAGTCATTCTTTTCAGGATTTCTTTGTATTGCTCAGATTGTGGCCATTTGCTCTgaataaataaaatacacaatTTAGCTTATTCGTTTGAATGTAGCATAAACTAATCACGATATGCAAATTATGAAGCCTATCACTGCCCGTCGCTGCTTCCTAAATAGTCCACATTTCCAAATGTAAGGGACAGTGCtgaaacattttttaaatcttaATTTCGACAATGACACTATAGGCTATAGTCAAATGTTTCAAACATATTTTtgacaatttgagagaaatgtcCTACCGTTTCATTGTCTTCTCTCCAACTGTCGTCAAAATAGATTTTTTGGCTAAGGACAGTTGCCAAAACGAGGGAAAATACCATGAGTAGAATTATCTTCATTGTGTTAGCAGGTGTGCTGTGCGTAAAGTTGTTCCTCTTCATGCGATTATTTTATTTGATGAGAGTAACTTCACTGATAAAACCAGACTAATGGCCTGAATAAATACAGAATTCCTATAATATCAATAGTTCAAATATGCAGCCTGCTGGAATACCCCATGGAGCAAATTTTAACAGAGAGAAGTGCGTCAATCCATTGGCGTAACATTACAATCGGCGCGCCGGCGTTTTTATACAGAGACAGAGTTTAAGTGGATGTCAATGTCAAGCCGTTTTGTTGTAACATAATTAGGTCATATTATGAGTCAGTAgttttgtctttgtgttttatttctgaAGGGGTA is from Oncorhynchus gorbuscha isolate QuinsamMale2020 ecotype Even-year linkage group LG19, OgorEven_v1.0, whole genome shotgun sequence and encodes:
- the LOC124005207 gene encoding protachykinin-like, which encodes MKRNNFTHSTPANTMKIILLMVFSLVLATVLSQKIYFDDSWREDNETSKWPQSEQYKEILKRMTRKPESRKFFGLMGKRGSAKSQVTRRRQKFESFVGLMGKRSSEEQGNF